From Triticum aestivum cultivar Chinese Spring chromosome 7B, IWGSC CS RefSeq v2.1, whole genome shotgun sequence:
gctgccggcgtcatggtcttgcccttcttacgaaggggtcgcccgccggactccggagccactatgggttccggggccgagtccgatgcaaagtccgggaggttgtcttgcgacacctccggggcctcctccccCTGGTGAATCCCTTCCcgggaccccacctcggcatcgtccgtgtcacgaggggtagaggcagtcggaagagaatccatatccgacgcacctaaggacccgctcgacgaagtgggaagatcgtccttgggcggactccagggttgtatgcggcattagaaataCACTGTGTGGCAAAATAGAAAAACCATggagttattcgggagtccggatagtcacgatttcgccaggggcttggcccttggaggccagtcctcgtcgtcgtcactggcgttggcagaacagtccgggggaagagtttttcccttcttggacccttcggcctcccctgtagGGGAAGTCTTCCTTTttttccctccccccgctgggggagaggctttcttcttctcctcctcaccttggtgagaggagtcagcctcggagtcgtcatccgatagcacctgaaaacgggaactcttccaagtccccatggccttcttcttggccttcttctccagtaccacgtggggtgccggagccagcagccccgttaggcgggcgtccgctgggtcctctggcaatggggccggacagatagtccgctcggccttcttcagccagtcctgtcaaaggaaagggactTTAGATcctacatagagtcaaactatggaaaacaagcatcccgtaaaggacaaaatcacttacctcgtcagctggacgctgcgagctgaatccgcgatcttcgatagtggatgcgggagcctcggcgcgcttgaacagcaccttccagacatcttcgtacgtagtgtcgaagagcccgctcaaagtctggtgctgcgccggatcgaactccgacatgttgaagccccgtcgttggcacgggagaatctggcggatgagcatgacctggaccatgttgaaaagcttgagcttcttgtccaccagcttttggacgcaggcttggagtccggtcagctcctccgaatcaccccaagtccggccgctctctttccaggaggtgagccgtgtggggatgccagatctgaattcggaggccgctgcccattcggggtcacgcggctcggtgatgtagaaccaccccgattgccaccccttgatggtttccacgaaagtgccctcaagccaagtaacgtgggacatcctgcccaccatggtgcctccacactcctcttggctgcccttcacaaccttcggcttgacactgaaggtcttgagccacaaaccgaagtggggctggatgcagaggaaggcctcacacacgacgataaacgccgagatgttgaggatgaaattcggggccagatcatggaaatccaggccgtaatagaacatgagcccccggacaaagggatggagtgggaagcccagtccgcggaggaaatggagaaggaatactaccctctcatggggcctgggggtggggatgagctctccctcgttagggagccggtgcgcgatatcgctggacaagtatccggcgctgcgcagcttcgggatctgcccctccgtgacggaggaggccatccacttgcctcccgctccggacatagttggagaaggttgaggtgaggagtgcggacttgggcgctggagctcgagttcgcagagatggataagccaaggaggaagaaggcgcaggtaaaagggttggatctttatccccttatatggatggacaaaaacatgtgtccccaccggcctggtaaaactcgcttatctcccaagcgccgcaatcaatggcgcggttgggttacccacgtccgtatttatgggaatcccagaataaggggaacacgatctctgcttcgacaagacgtgccaaggaaaccgcttcgctaaacgcgctgaggtggtacaataaaaacgattcgagtaaaggcttggtggtggtgtgacgtcatgccacgaaatacgtcagcagattgaacttgtgtgaatattattctctctatggtggtatgtggaaattattttgcagggtcggacactatcctggtgttcacaatcttctatgaattattcggagggagaacccgccttgcaatgccgaagacaacatgcgcgccggactcgtcgtcattgaagcctggttcaggggctactgagggagttccggactagggggtgtctggatagccgaactatcatcatcggccggactccaagactatgaagatacaagatttaagacttcgtcccatgtccggatgggactttccttggcgtggaaggcaagcttggcgatacggatatgtagatctcctaccattataaccgactctgtgtaaccctagccctctccagtgtctatataaaccggatggctttagtccgtaggacgaacaacaatcataccataggctagcttctagggtttagcctccttgatctcgtggtagatctactcttataacacacatcatcaatattaatcaagcaggacgtagggttttacctccatcaagagggcccgaacctgggtaaaacatcgtgtcccttgtctcctgttaccatccgcctagacgcacagttcgggaccccctacccgagatccgccagttttgacaccgacaaccgtcttcggagaagagggtgtacaaggggaggtccgatcttcacggcgtaggatcgataaaggatggggataactagctgcaagcagccagaaaatggaaaataagagattatgacccgacgaggaggatgctcacCGAAGCTTGCAATCCAAACATTCGCCGATCCACAATCCGCAAAACTACCCTACACAACCACACTCAAGTCATGGAGCACAGGATAGGTGCGATTCGCAAGGGAAGCCACGAACTCTAACCCACACAACATGATCTAGTCATGgagcacgaattaggagcaatttctcaaggaacAACAAGAATATAACAAtagcaagagctctccaatctcaggaggagtctatgtctttggtctttgaCAGAAATGGCAAAGGTCCCCAATGAAGGGAAGAGTTAGCCTATTTATAATCGTGACAACCCCCCTCGATAGGTGTGAAAGAGAACCAGCTTTGGTTTGACTAAATGGCTTAGAGACTTAATGAGATGGCTTCTGGAAAACTCTCGTTGGAGGTGTTTGGTAGttcccgaccaaacattgttcactgGAGTCGAACAATGTTTCCTTCGGCAGCAAACTCGAGTTCTGGAAACCTTTCGCAAGTTGGGATATCCAAACTCGTGCAAAACATTGTTACGTCAGAATCGGAACAATGTTTCTTCGGCAGACAACTCATTTCTTCATGAATTCCTAACTTTGTTTCTTtgccataaaacattgttttgcacaGATTGAAATGTATTTGGCCTTCTTCGATATcgcacctgagttcaaccaacaacaaaggaggtgagggcacaaccatgttttcaaggtcaaatgataGACTTAAGTTAGCATTCATctgatcatgtatttgcattgcgtgacttcttgtgattggatcgttgatgattggtggtgtggtgcccatggttgggatgtcctcatcaCTCCCCCCCTacatttgtctccggtttgcgaaAGAAAGTACGCCTGGCAGCGTCACGGAACGATACATGActgcgttggatggcttccgcgaTCCGAACAGCGCAGTCCGGCCGGATGCGGGAGGGTTGAGGGTCGTCATTGGAGATACCCATTCTATATGTTTCACCAAGCCATGATCTAACTGGGTGTCATAGAAGATTTATGAATTGTAAAGTTTTTTTTGGTATCATAATGTATGGAGCATGTGTATAAGGAAGCTACCATCGACTGTCATCCGGTAACATACAGTCCAAATAGGCAAATAGAGCATAACCAAGCAATGCTTCTCTCCTACCAAACAAAAACTCCTAGAAAAACATAACCAGCAAAAGGAGAGGGCTCGACTCAACAACCTAGCAGCCCAAGAAATGAACAACCCATCGGATATTAGTCAGCAAACAAAGATCCACCAAGAAAAGAGAAAAACAATGATATGTACAAAATAAAAAGCCATAAAAGCGGCGCAACAAAGCatattttttttgagcatcagtacagacacaaacgcttatatacacgcgcatacactcacccctatgaacccacacacgcacaccctacccctatgagcacctccgagagactgagccggcatatcatcttgagatttacgaagcaaccgtaggcacctcgtcgtcgacgggaacgtctcctcctactgaaagcgcatcgccggaaatcctgaaataaatccaggaataatgcgagcaccaggatttgaaccctagtgggttggggataccactcttcacctaaccatctcaaccacatgTACGCTATTTCGCTACTCTGCGCATGAAAGAAAAGAGTGAAACGGTCGGCTTGCAACTTACTACATGTCATGATTGCACCCATCAAATCAGTGTTCTTTGTGTGATACAAAGAGAATCACAACCCTCAAACAACGACATTCCCTCTCTCCTGGCGACGCTCATACATCAAACCCTCGCCATCGACGGTGCCAAACTTGAGGAATCCTCTCGCCTTACAAAACTTCATGAGGTAATACACCCCGAGGCCTGCTGCAGTGAACATAGCACTAATGGCATACACCTTCCAGCCAGCGATGGCCATGACGAAGACAAGGAACCCCGaggggacgaggcagaggacaacgaTGCCTGGAAGTCGCATCGGTACACGGTAGGGTCGCGACATCTCGGGCCGCTTGATCCGAAGCCAGACGAAGGTGGCAAACTCGAGGAGCATGCCGAGGCTATAGAGGAAGTTGGCAGCGGCCACGATGTTGTTGAAGCTGAAGAAGGACATGCCGAGGGTGATGAGGCTGGTGACCACGATGCTGACCCAAGGAGTGTTGAAAATTGGAGCGCGCAGCGCGAACACGCGAGGTAGGAGGCCTAGGTCCGCCATTCCAAGAAGCTGGAATGCCGCACTGCTTAGCGTCGCCGAGTAGAGGCCGATGGAGGAGAGCACCGCACCCACCTCGATCCAGTACTTGAGCCAGTCGCCCGCGATTGTGCCTGCATTGCAGTGACATTAGTCATGTCACATATGGTTTGTGGCCAAATGGCACTCTTGCCTTCCGTGAAGACAATCTTTGTATAGCAAAAAAAAAGGGTTAATTTTGTCTTGCATCTTTGGTACTGTCACACTTTATACTCCGTccatctgaaaatacttgtcatcaaaatgaataaaaatggatgtatctagaactaaaataagtctagatacatcttcttttgttcattttgataacaagtatttccggacggagggagtacatgccatAGGCCGAATGGTACTGAACATGCTACCAGAACACTTGCAATGTCTATAATTTCAGTTTAAGAACATAAAAATAACTTGGCTGAACATAAACTTGCAGTTGCTCTTACGGTCGTGGACTCGTGGTGAATGCAGAGTATGTGTGCACAACATGCAATAATATCCTACGATTCTTTATGCCAAAAGGGAACGAATCATTTGCAATCCCAACAGCACTAAAGAACTGTTACCAAATCCATCCATCTGGTGTACTACTAATGATCATGGAAATACGCATTAATATGGAGAGAACAATGATCAATATCTGTAGTGGATCGACAGAAATGTAACGGCTGGCAACGTGATATCGCAACTTGCAAGCAACAAGGTTGTAAAGCAATGCGTTTGCGTTGATTTAATAATCAAAGTAATGAGTGAATTGATTACCTGCGGCGTCGGCGAAGAAGCCGTTCCCCCATTGCTCCGGCGGCGCGTCGACGGCGCCGGTGGCCGCCATGAGCGGCAGCAGGTACCCGAGGGACGTCATGGCCACGGACGACATGAGCGCCGTCGGGAACGTCCTGCCGGGGTCCTCCACCTCGCCGGCCATCGTGCTGACGCTGTCCCAGTAGTTGAGGTTCCAGAAGAGGGTGTTGAAGAAGAGCTTCCAGTCCTTCTCGCCGGCGGTGGCCGCCCACCTGTGCGGCCGGATCTTGGGCAGCGCGATGCCGGACATGAGCACGAACGGCGACAGGGAGGCGACCCCCAGCGCGACGGCGGACCACCCCACGACGCTGAGGCCGGTGTAGTTGAGCACGGAGAGCGCGACGTTGAAGGTGACGATGGTGGCCACCCGGGCGCCGCCGTCGGCCACGGCGGGGACGACGCGGGCGAGGTAGTCGGCGCAGAGCGCAGGGAAGGCGGCGCCGTTGATGGCCCCGGAGACGTACTTCCAGGTGCCCATGAGGGAGCCCGAGACGGGGCCGAAGGCGCGGTCGGCCCAGACAACGAAGCCGCCGTTCCCGGGCATCGCGGTGGAGAGCTCGGCGGTGACGAGCGACTCTGGGATGGCCCAGatgaaggggaagatcaagaagcCGAGCAGCGCGAAGAGGGGCCCCGCCGACTGCACGGCCGGCTCGGCGCCGTAGGGCCCGCCGGCGACCTcgaagaagatgaggaagatgaGCGGGACCAGGGACAGCTTGTTCTTGCCGCCCTTCTTGCCATGGCCGGCCCCTGCTGCCGCTCCGCCGCCGTCATCGGCCGGCGCCGCCACCGCCTTGTCGCCGTCGAGGTTCTTGATTTCCCCTGTCATCCCCGGAGCAGGAGCAGGGGCCGGAAAGGGAATAGGAATCTGTAACCACCCCTGGATTCGTGCTCCGCGGAGTCTGGGGAGGGGGTTGGTCTCGGCCTCGCGCAGCCATTGGGGACCGAGTTTATATGACAGCGATCCTCTCTGCGCATAACTGCTTTAGCAGGGCTGCGCGGTTGGTGCAGCGACAAGGCACTAGGACTGATCACGcgcacgaccgacgaacaccggaaCGAGATCCACGGATTCCATGGAATTTCTGTATGCGATTTGGAGACGGGCAGCACAACGAATTCTATgcgtgatgtgatgtgatgtggtccGATACTCTGCTCTGCCCTTGCCCACTTGGCTCCGAATGAGTCCAAGTTGCGGAACTGATTCAGGTGCGCGCATATTGGGCCCCAGTCTCTCCTCTCCTGCCGACCGCGCATCTTGGAGCATGTGGAAATTCAGTTCCGAATCCCGGTGACCACACGCTTTGGCTAGCTTCAAAGAGGCTCATGACATCTCCGTGTAGCAGAAACGTTCTCAACTAGTAGGATTTTGTAGCGTGTCACTCGTTAAGCATGGCAAAGAGTCTGATAGCTGGTGCCTTGCTAAAATACCAGAAacaaacaaattattgttggaatTTCCATTACAGTGGGATTTTTTCAGGCTCCAGATTCCTCTTTGCTGACTTTGACTGAAGAGTCGGATCGAACCCCTAAAACGAGATTATGTTAAAAGATATGCTacgtatgtatggttcccggtgtttttctcaagatgatccaaaatgatcggatatgacaaatcttatatgcaatgtggtattgatgctatggcacttgcttacaagcttctttgctctctttctttttgcttaaaagctttatttcttttttttgtatggccacttttgcacaatgcacaaaccaagaaagcaattgtgtatatgcggggacaaacttgtgacacaagatatgataccaatatatgcaccacgatgatatggtatgtatgctatgggaagtatgatcactaatgtgcacaagtaacctGGCTCTGAGCTCCTTCGAAATGGAGCTCTATTATTGATCGAGGCTGGAGGGGCGTGTGGACTTGTTGacgcttagagcaactctagcagatcccgcatcccgccccggcccgcaaaataaccgccaaattgcGGATCGGGGCCAGAAAATCCGCATGATCAGACCCCGCATTCCGCCCCGGCCCGCAATTTTTTTTGCGGGACGCGGCAAATATTCTCCCCCAACCTCTATCTTCACGGGATGGGATGCCGACCCGAACTGAGTCCCTATCCGGCGCGAGATTTGGTGGGAGGGACATTTTCGCGCGCCCTTTCCCGCTCCCCGCACCCTCCTCCACCATTGCCCCCTCCGCAAGCTCCGATTCCTCCTCCCCGGCCGTTCCTCCGCGCCATGGACGACCCCATGCTGTCCCCCAtcaccgtcgaggtcgcgcatgctccttcccctcgggtggatctcgtcgccggccatgttgccCCCGCCCCCGTCGCCCAAGCACACGCCGCGCcggcccgcaagcggcagggcaacgtggtcgtgcagggcgggaatccggctgcccccgccgcgacggcccgcgctccgggcgccaCCGCCATAGTGCGATCCCGGCCGGCGACAGAGAATGCCGGCAAGACCGCGTGCGTTAAGCGGAGGAAGGTTCCGGCTAAAAGGAAGCCACCTTCTTGAACCTCTCACTCCACACTCCCCCCCGCGCAAGGAGGTGCTTCGGCGATGCCGTTGAACGGTGTCACTCCCCCCGCGAGCGAGGTGTCCGACGAAATGACCGCAAGGTATGCCTCTTCGGTCTTGGCGATTCCCTTTCATTTTTTGCCATTAGTGtcgatagctcgtgacttgttatcgttcgctatagcggtggttcgaacaatgcaacaaccgagttcgtgaacttgttggacacgaacgcggttgacattgatcaagcccctttcaaaccattcgactacaatgaaacagacggcggcgtggatgatcatggttgtgcggacgaattggaggagatcgaagcggaagcgtttgagGAATCGCAAGTAAAGAGTGGGAAAAgccaaagatcgaagaactacgtgatcttggaagatcaagctttgatccaagcatggagtgcggtgtctcttgatccATGCACGGGTGTTTCTCAAACCGCTAAGAGATActggcaaaggatcgaagatcaatacttccgcatatgaaaaagtatcccaataggactccacgcacatttcggtcgcttcaagggcgttgggagaatatcaagcctatgtgcagccgttgggcagcttgcttggagcaaggacgcaatgcacctccaagtggtacCGTGGAGTCCGATTATGTGAGTATGTTTTTCCTTTGTTCAAGTTGTGCTTCATCATAATGTGTCATGGGAAATGATTGCATCACTTTGTTCACATTTTGTAGGACAAGATTGCTCAACATAGATACAAGGCCATGGAAGGTTCGGAAGGCAGATTCTTCAaattagagcattgttgggagttgctccaaaagtgcgagaagtggaagttgatcgacagagaatccccaccaaagagaggctcacttgtaaacatggatgaagatgaacatgatgatggcccaagaaatttgcaCAAGCCCGATAGCGATAAGAAAActaaagagaagatgaagagagagcaagatgcatcgagcttgagggagaagattgatgccatggtgcaatcaaacgagttgatgctgttgaagtcgttggagatcaagaaagagttggccgagaagaaggcaaaagagaagcaagaaaaatggcaaatgctcaaggaagaggggctctgcaaagctgccattgaggagagaaaagCATGCGCCTCTGAAAACAAATCGATGTCATTGTTGCTCCcaaagagaacaagatcatgtcaatgaaccacaatgacatggacgacctcaccaaaacatggcatgatatggcaaggagagagatcttgaagaggagaatggtagCCTCGGCTGGTCCGTGTTCCAGTTCCGgtgatgttttctctgctccatatggtggcaatgtggatgatttcggtgcgggagtGGGAACAAGCGACGGAGGTGGATTCGGTGGCGCCGACGAACTTCAATATGGACTCCATGGCGCAGAGTGAAGATCGACCCCCAAGATGATGCCAGATATGGGCGCAAACCTTTTGCATGCCCTGTTTTGTGTaatgtgttggggatcgttgcagaaattaaaaaatttctacgcatcaccaagatcaatctatggagtaactagcaac
This genomic window contains:
- the LOC123160995 gene encoding probable polyamine transporter At3g13620, which translates into the protein MTGEIKNLDGDKAVAAPADDGGGAAAGAGHGKKGGKNKLSLVPLIFLIFFEVAGGPYGAEPAVQSAGPLFALLGFLIFPFIWAIPESLVTAELSTAMPGNGGFVVWADRAFGPVSGSLMGTWKYVSGAINGAAFPALCADYLARVVPAVADGGARVATIVTFNVALSVLNYTGLSVVGWSAVALGVASLSPFVLMSGIALPKIRPHRWAATAGEKDWKLFFNTLFWNLNYWDSVSTMAGEVEDPGRTFPTALMSSVAMTSLGYLLPLMAATGAVDAPPEQWGNGFFADAAGTIAGDWLKYWIEVGAVLSSIGLYSATLSSAAFQLLGMADLGLLPRVFALRAPIFNTPWVSIVVTSLITLGMSFFSFNNIVAAANFLYSLGMLLEFATFVWLRIKRPEMSRPYRVPMRLPGIVVLCLVPSGFLVFVMAIAGWKVYAISAMFTAAGLGVYYLMKFCKARGFLKFGTVDGEGLMYERRQERGNVVV